Within the Melopsittacus undulatus isolate bMelUnd1 chromosome 5, bMelUnd1.mat.Z, whole genome shotgun sequence genome, the region TACTTTGAAATTGAAGTTGTTCTGATTCGTGATTGGGAGCCACTGATTGAAGATGTTTGTCAGTATGTGTTGAAcggggctttgggcaacctggtctagtggaaggtgtccctgcccatggcagggggactggaagtaggtgatctttaaggtcctttccaacccttaccAGTCTTTGACTGTATTATGGTTATACTTCTTTAAGATGGAAGCATTAAATACAACTGCCAGGCTGTAGGTAACATGATTCACTGGATTGCAGGCTGACTCCAGTGGCCCACTGTGCAAAGCCAGGCTCATTAGGATTGCCTGGGACCACATGCAGCTGAGcctgagtatctccaaggacagagacTCCACAGCCGTTCTGGGTGCTGGTTCCATTGATGGACAACCCTTAATGGAACCGGTTGAATTGGCCCTTCTGTTCTTGCAGTATGTGCCTGTGTCCTAGTTTTGTGCTCATCCAGGAGAAGTTTCTCTCTTTACTCTCCACCTGCTCACCAGGTACATGAAGATGGCAATAAAGTAACCCCCTCACCTTTTCTTCTCACCTTCTCAAGTCTGAATCAAGATAGGTCTTTCAGCATCTCCTGGTATGCATGTGCTCTGAGGTCCCAATCATCATGCTGGCTCTCCGCTGGGCTTGCTCCAGTTTTGCCCCAAGGAGCCCACAGCTGTGCACAGCACATAGAGGCAATCTTGTAAATGTCAAATGGAAGGAAATAACCATGTGTGCCATGTGACACAGAACAGAAGCTTAGTTTGTGGCAGTGCTGGAAACTTTGGTAGCAATGATTAGACCTAGACAGAATCAGTATTTTGTTAGTGCTAAGAATATGGTCAttagagatttcttttttctgtgagaACAAAACTGGGAGTCTTCTACCCACTTACTGGTAAACTTAATTAAAACCAGTGCGTGGTTAGGATGCACTTGATATGTAGCATACCTAGGTGCAGGTTCCCAAAGCACACCTGCATTATATCAAAGCAAGGACTTGATGTAGTCAAGTAGCAGTGTAGCCCAGCAAGGTTCAGAGCTGGAAGCAAGCAGGAACCTTCTGTGGCTCACTGCTGTACCATTATCTATTTTGTATTAAGGGCACACATTATGTTAACTTTTCATAACTGGTTTAATCAGTGCTCACAATGAATAAAGTCATTTTTAACTGTATCTCAAAAATTGAGGAAGTTgagttgatttatttttaataaagaagtcATCAAAACCATTTCTGACCTAGAAATTTTTAATAATTGATAATTACTTAATGCATGTGAATCTATATGGCTTAAAGACCTATGGTGGATATGGTGGTTTGAGCGACTTTCTTGTTTTCTATCTGGCACTTGAATTTGCCCAACAGGAAGCCACTTAGGGTTATGCAGCCTAACGCTTGATGCATAACAAGTGCATTAGATGGAATATTAGGTTTTTCTAGTCACTTTTGAAACAGCTGTGTTGATGGGATACATGTTACACAACATAACTCTGTTAGTTGACTGGTGAGTGTGTGTTTAAGCTAACCAGCCTGAAGAAGTTTATGGAGAATACCTCTTCTGCATTTGTTCAGCTGGGTGTGACTTGACATTGCTGTCACTgtcatacatatttttattctgatgaTCCCATGATGTCTTTGCTTGAAAAATACTTGACTAAAGCACCATTTGCTATGTAGAGTGCATTGAGAATGCCAGTGTTGCTGAGAGAAGggttatttttcatattttttggttttatatcaCATGCTTTTTTGTCACAGTGATGGCAGTAATGGCCTCACAGTGCTCAGCCAGTGTTCGTCATCACATAATATTCAGACTTGGCCCTTCCTTTTGTAAATGTTTATTAACCCTGAACAATCACAGTCTTGTTTTACCAGTACTGAAGGTTTTCTGTGCCAAAACATACGTGGTTGTAACTTGAACAGCTCTTTCTCTGGGATCTTATGGAGCCTAAtcaacacattttaaaacacttgcaGATAAGTTCATCTTCTATCTGTGTGGCAGCTCTTGTCAGCCTTGTTTCTGAACTCTTAGATGATTTTGAATGCCTCGTTCAACCCATTCACAATTCATTGATCTGTTAGTATGCCTAACAACTTGTGGGGTGCTGACACTGGATTTTTCTGGTAACACTTCTGAATTTTATATTGCTTAAGTTTCCCACATGGAAGGTAGTATTaaactgcccatggcagggggattggaactagatgatcttaaggtcctttccaaccctaactattctatgattctatgaaatgcagCCCAAGCTTGAGATTTTTACAGTCTGGTGAATATGAATCTGTATGTTTTATCCTTATTGTTGAAAGTTGCTTTATAGTCTTActaatgcaaataaaagaaCTAGTTCCCTTCATTGCAAGGTGTAGTGCATAGAGTGTCATTCAGTTTAGATTATGGTGGACAAGTCAACAGTTCTGGgatttattctttatattcATTTCTGTCACTGTCTGCCAACAGTATATGGGTTTCTACGGACCACGATGAAATTGAGAAGGTTGCAAAGCAGTTTGGTGCTCAAGTTCATCGAAGAAGCCCTGAAGTTTCTCAAGACTCTTCAACTTCTCTAGAAGCTATCAGGGAGTTTCTTAATCATCATCATGGTAAATCAGTAATGAAATATGCTGACCCTTTATGGTGTAGTTGCAGAGCGAAGATGCACTTATTGTTCAGAAACATAAGTAAAGCTACTTATTActtagaaaaataagtaaagctttcagtaaataaaagctaaagattctctttttttttgtggcatcTACTCATACCAATTAAGAATATTGTTTCataagcatttctttctttttctttagaggTTGATATTGTAGGAAATATTCAAGCAACATCTCCCTGTTTACATCCCAGTGATCTTATAAAAGTGGCGGATATGATCCAGAAAGAGGGGTTTGATTCTGTCTTCTCTGTTGTGAGACGACATCAATTCAGATGGAGCGAGGTAAAAAAAGGAGGTAATATTTAGGTGTTTCTGGTTAcacttaataattttttttcaaatgatttattttcatgcCAATAATATTTACATCAGGAAGTGATATCCTTCCTAATGTAAAAGTAGGGAGGTGTGGAATGGCTTAGAAATTCCTTCTAAGTAGTGCTATTTTGATATTACTGATCGTTGCTCAGCCTTTCTGTAACTGTTTTGTAGAATTGCAAAGgtattgaaaattaaaatgttattagCTTGCCTAGGCTCAAAATAACTCCCAAAAACTTTACATGTAAACTGCTTAATAGGTGCTCATGTGCATGTAGACATGACCCCGAGTTCCTGTCTTCACTAGGAAAGTGTTTGCTCTTACTCTGCAGTAGCTAACAAATGACAAATAATGTGAGGTGAAGTGTTAGGGCAGATGGGATGGCAACCTCTTAGCCTGAAGACTTAGGGTGTGTTTCAGCCTGCTAATTTGGCTGCTGACATATGTGAAATTGCATACTGCCTTTGAGTCATGAGGACAGAGCTCATGTTAACTAGCTCATACAGAAGGAATTGACTATTTTTCCCAGTGAAAATATGCCTCTCAGCTACAGCTGCCTAGCTGACTAAAGGCTGAACTCTACGTGCAAATAAAGATTGTACCTTGTAGCTATAGAATTACCTTTTGTCCTTATACAAAGAACTGTTCTGCACATTATCTGTATTAGTTTTGCTGCTGTGAGTGAAGTAGAAATGTCTTACGCTTTTTCAAAACAAGTTGATTCAGGTACTGTCacattgtgttttaaaaataaacttgttaCTTGGACATTAGAATTATTCTGTTGTGATATAAATTGCTTCAGATGAAAGTTTTTTGAGCTTACAAAGCATCATACAGTTTTGTATTGtactctttttatttattttttagtctttgtccagatggctttaaaatactgattatGTTAAAAGAATTTTATATCTTTTCCTGTGTCTTTCTGTTGTTCCTTCTTTATAAAGGTTTAATAATAGTGcattctgaaagagaaagatgtCTCTCTGGAAATGTTTTGCTTCATTGAGCACATAGCTCTAGTGTATTTATGAAGGACAAGACATTTGTGTATATACTAAAGCCTCGGGATGTTTTGGGTGTTTGAGAATGCCCTCTAACTTTTTTATAATTCCTAGATCATGAGAGCTGGTGAATTTTagctgctttgtgtgtgtgaatttgAGTGGCATAAGGACAGAAATCTGGTTCCTGGTTCAGTTTCTGCTGCATGCACTACTGGCATAGATAACAATATGGGATCTTACAGGATGTTTGTTCAAAGTCACTTGTTTATTCATTGTGGGCACTGATCAAACCAGTTATGAGAAGTTAACATGATGTGCGTCCttaaataggaaatattttggGGAAGTGCCAAGATGTTTTCACAGGTAAAATTTCTTCTTGCATGCTCTTCCAGATTTCAGGCTAGTCCCCTCAACTCTTGTTCGTTCAGGGCATTCCTGGTTTTAGGCATAGGTAGTTGAATTGGGGGTTTTGACTCTTTAGAAGAGTGTCTCTGCCGATGGCCAGTTTTGGAGCTGATGACCTctcagggatttttttgttgttgcttttttttgtggttgttactattttgctttgttgttgtttttaaaaaaagctggaatgaaagatttttctttcctcttctagAACCGCAATGCAGTCCTCTGGTTTGTTATCCACAGCTCCAAGAAAAAGAGGCAACTCAATGATCCTTTATAAAGCTAAGCAATGAGAGGCCATAATGAAAGAAGTTGGTGACTGCATTGTGTCCTTcatttttcagtagaaaactATTTAAAGACAGTTCATTGACTCTGAACAGAGATGccagaatatttattttgtaatttttctttgttaacagaaaacaaaatgacagaACCCCAGAACCTGAATCCAGCAAAACGATACCGAAGGCAAGATTGGCCTGGGGAGCTGTATGAAAATggttcattttattttgccagGAGGCAGTTGATTGAGAAAGGCTACTTGCAGGTTAGTGCTTCTGGTTTTCATGCTCTTTAGAATAACACACTGTTTACTGTTGTTGTAGAGGGTTCTAAATTCATTAATGTACTTTTGTTTCTGATGCAGTCAGTATGAAGTAACAGCACTTTAACCTCAGGACAGTTTAGTTATTATTTGGAACTTACCAGGGCTAGCTACAGTTCCAGTAACAGCATCCTCCACAGGAATCAGATTTATACAAATAATATTGAGTAGTATATAGCTATAAGCCTAAACCAGTACATTACTGACTTTCGTATCAGTTCACCAGGATGTAAGTACACATCTTGTAATTAATTTTAGTGTTACTAAGGGTGCAAAACTTCATGCAGTGTTATAGGCTTCTCATTTAATTTATAAACTTGCATTCTTGGCCAGTTTAGTCTTAGGCCATTTTATACTGTAACTTAAATAGTCTTTTTCACTTTCGTGATGTTTACATCCCAGTATAGTAATGCAGAACAAATGCATTTACTTCAGCTTTcactttatttgtttatttgtctACAAGTATAgtctcttcattttctcatgcaAGACAAGTTCTCCATCTTACAGGTcatttacagtatttattaGCAGAACTGCAAAAAAGCTCAgtgtaaatatttctgtatttctaacaGGAATACCTTACTAGATATGTCAAGAATACCAGGTTCTTGCTTCGCTCTTTTCCAGATACATCACTAATGCTGAGATGCTAGCTTTAGGTCTGTAGTTTGTACAGACCCATGCAGTACCAGCTAGTGCTGTGTGGACTTGCAAGCATTGATCTGAGTAGTACAATGCAGATCAGGCCACTAACTCTCAGAGGATTAGGGCTTTTGGTTCTTTTCAATTACACTGGGATGTGGTGGATATCTTTTCAATTGACATTGTTTGTGTagacagcaaacaaaatataaGCATACTCTTACTAGGTAAGTGCTAAAGgcatttctgttttactgtAGTAAAAGACCTGGTAAAATCGGTGTGACGTAATGACTACAATGCATAGCAGCTTTCTTGCACACTTTCTGTAgtggtaaaataaaaacaactatTAACTGTTCCCTATAAAAGTTCCTTTACATGCTTGGTTCTGTGTCACTGGCAAAAATGATGATTCACATATACAAGCTGTTGTGACCAATGTTTAACCAGATACTTAGCTTTCATTACATGGTGCTAAATTGTATGAGTTTCTTAATCTTGTATTAAGCcaagcagaatattttaaagGGTTCTGTTCTATTTAGGGTGGCAAAATGGCCTACTATGAAATGCGTGCAGAGCACAGTGTGGATATTGATATAGACATTGATTGGCCTATTGCAGAGCAGAGAGTATTGAGGTAAAACcactttttattcctttatttctttgataTCTCTTATAGTTTCAGTGTGCTCATCTGAATTCATAATGTATGTAATATAGGTAATCAAAGATAATTGGACAACTCGCTTTCTATGCATCATTTTTTCTTATATCTGTTTGAATCATCTAAATTACCTTTGCTATATGTTTGAGTTTGTGTTgggcttgggttttgtttgtttgtttgttggttatTTATTTGAAAGCTCAGCCTGGGGAAAAATGTAAACTTCACTGTACTATAGCAGTGTGTTAGCATCATCTCTGGCCTTCCCACCTGAGTTGTCCTAGGCTTCCATGGTCTGGAGCAAGTTTACTGCTGCACGTTACTGAGAGTATTTGCATTTAAGGCATGAGCTGACTACATCTTGTCAGCTGCCTTTTGTTTGCAGCTACTCTGCACTTCTGTAAGGAGATAATTGGTGAGAAAGGAGTatgtttctgtgcctttttcATCCTTTGCTCCATTTTGGTTTTGCCCCACATAAATGCTACAGAACGTAAGAGGTTATTCTAAGGAAATAAATCTCATCCTGGTTTTTAAATAGGCAACATAACTGAGCTGTCTTTTGGatcattctgtttttttctttgaagagggaaaataaatatagtTGTAGAGGGACAATGGTGAGAAAAGACATTAGAAAAACAATGAATTTCAGAGTTGATTATCTGAAGATcatgtgtgtattttaaatacttggGGTTTGGAGTGTGCAGAAACTTCCATCCTAAAAAGTAACTTCTTTATCTAGCTTTGGATATTTTGGCAAAGAGCCATTAAAGGAGGTGAAGCTATTGGTTTGCAGTATTGATGGATGCCTGACAAATGGTCGCATTTATGTGTCAGAAGATCGGAAGGAAATGGTCTGCTACGATTATAGAGACATTGTTGGTATCGACCTATTAAAGAAAAGAGGAATCCAGGTATGTGGTGTTCTGAAGTGTGAGGCTTTATGCCTGGTGTAAACTGAACATCGAAAGATTATAAAACTCTGCAGCATGTAAGTTGAAGTTTCTTCAAAGTAGTTGTGATCAAGCAGCATAGTACATTGGTTCAGGGTTGGAACAAATGTTCTTGGATTCCatattgaaaaattaaaatgttttgacaAAGTTCTTAATCTCATTCACAGTAGCTATAGCATCTCTTTGTCCTGGAAAAATGTGTGAAGAAATCTTTATAGTGTTTTGCTAGCACTAGTCTTATTGTTCTGTATAGTCTAGACACTCATTAATTAGAAGTCAGCTTTACTAAGCAGGGATATGTTGTTACCTCTTACTATAGAGAGGAAGAAATACCCAGACAGATCAACTGGTTCATCCTAGATCACCGTGATTGTTGCAGAGAGGGGAAATCACACCCCGAACACTTTTATCTTCATGGTTGTTTTAACCATAACTTACATGCTTCGAAATTGTAAGAATTCAGTGTGaatgaaaaatgggaagaacCCAGATCGTAACATGCCtacttttgctatttttataaCTACTATTCAGTTCTATTGATCTAAATCTTTGCTTGGATTTATGTAGCCTCCTGgctattttctgtctttgctgctgcctttgatACAGCTAGAAGAATTTTTGGGGGGTAAGAACTAAGGAAAGATTTAGGTTACCTTCAAAGAGCCTTAACCCAGTTCTGTTGCAGGTAAAGATAGGCAAGGATAAGACAAAAGTAGCTTTAACCCAAGTAGACTTCTCCAGGTACATTTTTGGAGTCTCCGTTGTAGGATTCTTTCAGAACAGGTTAGACGAGACATTCATGACATACTTTGCAGCTGTTGCTACTTTGGGGCAGTAAAATGGAGTAGATGATCTTTCAAAACTCCCTCAGCTTAATTTTCTGTGAGGCAAAAGGGGAAGGAAGTTTGTAATCATTGTTTTGTTGCATCTAGGACCCATTTCCATACTTGCTGTGACCTGGAGTCTTTCCTTAAAAACCTCCTGGTTTTTGTGCCACAGTTCATGTATTTCTGGTATATGTTGCTGATCTACTGCTTTGTGTACCACCTCTGTTCATTCTGTACTTAAAAAAGTCCAAGTATTTCTtagtatttaaaagcaattagGGAATTTAAGCTTGTCCACAGCTTGAACAGAAAACTTGGAGGAGTTGTGGCTGAATTTTGTAAAATTCTTGCTGCAAAAATCTGGGTTTAGCTTACCTTGTACATTGTTTCCAAAATGTCAAATTTGGAATGAACAGCAGATTtatctgctgtgctgtgtcagtttgtttgttctgttgGTGTTCTGAAGTCCTACAGTAAATGAAATAATGTTATTAGGTAAAGGAGTCATAGAAAATACTTTGTAATCTTCTACTTCTGCAAGTATTACAGAAATCTTCCTTGGTAATTCTCTTATTCCACACTGTAGCTAAACTAGATGCTATTGCAATAAATAGTCAGCATGCCACTGTACTGTAATACCTAGTATTTTATTCAGTACatgttgcatttaaaaagacaTGCACATTTATATTTTTGAACCTCAGGGAAGCCTGAAGAATGGTGTTTCACTTCAGGACTCTAGTGTTGGTTTTGAATGCTAATCACACCTGCTCTGAGTTTTGATTGAAGAAACTGGttattcagtgcttttctgATATCTGAGAGAgcttttatgagaaaaaaatctggtttgttaataaaaaatcttatctgctttatttctttgtatatAGAGTTTATTCTAACTTGACTTTATTTTAATAGGTTCGACTCATCTCCGACAGAGATTGTTCAAAAACACTGTCAGCCATGCAGCTGGGATGTATAGCAAAAGTTAGTGCAACAAATAAATTAGAAGTCCTAGAGGAATGGCAGAGAGACATGGGTTTGAGCTGGAAAGAAGTCTCTTACTTAGGTCAGTTCCTTTTTTTTGATAGTAAAACTTTATATAGTATACACAAATAAAAACTTCACAGTGCTGTTCAGCTTCAAAACGCTTTGCGCTTTGTTAATATGCTGAACTTAATGTGATTGACATGTAAATTACAGCACCCAATCACCAAAAGCAGATGTGTATTTTTAGGCTTCTTAGGGTGCAATCTGATTAGTAAAGGCATTGGTGAATCAATGTCTAATTTGGTAAGGAGATATTGGCTgtctttatagaatcatagaatagttagggttggaaaggaccttaagatcatctagttccgacccccctgccatgggcagggacacctcacaccaaaccgTGTCAccgaaggctctgtccaacatggtcttgaacactgccagggatggagcattcacaacttccctgggcaacccattccactgcctcagcgctctaacagtaaagagcttcctccttaaTACCCAATCTAAATTTCCCGTTT harbors:
- the CMAS gene encoding N-acylneuraminate cytidylyltransferase, which produces MDGGAAADGGGPGAHLAALVLARGGSKGIPLKNIKLLAGVPLVGWVLRAAADAGVFHSIWVSTDHDEIEKVAKQFGAQVHRRSPEVSQDSSTSLEAIREFLNHHHEVDIVGNIQATSPCLHPSDLIKVADMIQKEGFDSVFSVVRRHQFRWSEVKKGENKMTEPQNLNPAKRYRRQDWPGELYENGSFYFARRQLIEKGYLQGGKMAYYEMRAEHSVDIDIDIDWPIAEQRVLSFGYFGKEPLKEVKLLVCSIDGCLTNGRIYVSEDRKEMVCYDYRDIVGIDLLKKRGIQVRLISDRDCSKTLSAMQLGCIAKVSATNKLEVLEEWQRDMGLSWKEVSYLGNEESDVECLKKAGMSGVPADACVVAQKAAGYICKSNGGCGAVREFAEHIFLLLEKVNSSRKQMEEMSSAGEKMGK